A region from the Aegilops tauschii subsp. strangulata cultivar AL8/78 chromosome 5, Aet v6.0, whole genome shotgun sequence genome encodes:
- the LOC109784535 gene encoding YTH domain-containing protein ECT4 isoform X1 gives MAAAAAAADQATNLLQKLSLDAKAEAIDAPAAKEKASGGLGGKLNGVAATGKPRAAEQWANPQDYSDASMYYGAYPAAYYCAGWGDYSMYLNQDGVETPTAGAYGDMYCYPQYGHDGQMYGSQQYQYPSSYHQPQNTASKPQYKSKTDKLAPSMDISSTVADPLHAVASAPKATANSVDEVKGLKKTSTPLNPSGNNGSYLNQSSRPAYPWYGGQIYQGKQQKPSSGNPTSTDSNPKSKVQSKNQNTQPLPPLMSLPNSPVASMYAANGMYNSNAYGGFWYGSQFYGPGMYGGWNNLSDGKYKPRGRTAYGSYGFPNENLDGLNELKRGPRSGLSNNQQGFGPAAATAVKAQDVSATDGSNAVVQDQYNGSDLADTYENAKFFIIKSYSEDDVHKSIKYNVWASTPNGNKKLDSTYLEAKSVNSPVFLLFSVNTSGQFVGLAEMVGQVDFDKTVEHWQQDKWTGCFPVKWHIVKDIPNNLLKHIILEYNENKPVTNSRDTQEVKLEQGLQVLKIFKDHVSKTSILDDFSFYDNREKIMQERKSQRQLQLKKITSPKLLPTVDNTENDSGNVQESQKPEVTGENKSAVEDNVEAAAVSGVAPKDANPTAASLAVANGC, from the exons atggcagccgccgccgccgccgccgacc AGGCTACGAATTTGCTGCAGAAGCTATCCCTTGATGCCAAGGCTGAAGCCATCGACGCGCCGGCGGCGAAGGAGAAG GCGTCCGGAGGGCTGGGCGGCAAGCTGAATGGTGTGGCGGCGACTGGGAAGCCACGGGCGGCTGAGCAGTGGGCAAATCCTCAGGATTACAGCGATGCAAGCATGTATTATGGCGCCTACCCTGCTGCTTACTATTGCGCAG GTTGGGGTGATTATTCCATGTACTTGAATCAGGATGGAGTGGAAACACCTACCGCT GGTGCCTATGGTGACATGTACTGCTATCCTCAATATGGGCATGATGGTCAGATGTATGGGTCACAGCAATATCAGTACCCATCATCATACCACCAGCCCCAGAATACTGCCAGTAAGCCACAATACAAGTCTAAAACTGACAAGCTAGCCCCGTCAATGGATATTTCCTCCACTGTTGCTGATCCGCTGCATGCCGTAGCCAGTGCTCCCAAAGCCACTGCAAACAGCGTTGATGAGGTAAAAGGTCTGAAGAAGACATCCACACCACTGAACCCAAGTGGGAACAATGGTAGTTACCTGAACCAAAGTAGCAGACCAGCTTATCCATGGTACGGTGGCCAAATCTACCAGGGAAAACAGCAGAAGCCTTCTAGTGGCAATCCTACTTCAACTGATTCAAATCCTAAAAGCAAGGTTCAGTCGAAGAATCAGAATACTCAACCTCTTCCTCCTCTGATG AGTTTACCTAACTCACCGGTGGCTTCAATGTATGCTGCTAATGGAATGTACAACAGCAATGCCTACGGTGGCTTTTGGTATGGATCCCAGTTTTATGGGCCAGGAATGTATGGTGGGTGGAATAATCTGTCGGATGGAAAATACAAGCCCCGAGGGAGGACAGCGTATGGATCGTATGGATTTCCCAATGAAAACTTGGATGGTTTGAATGAGTTGAAGAGAGGACCACGGAGTGGACTCTCTAATAACCAACAGGGCTTTGGACCTGCTGCTGCAACAGCTGTCAAAGCACAGGATGTTTCTGCTACTGATGGTTCTAATGCAGTTGTGCAGGATCAGTACAACGGGTCTGACTTAGCTGACACTTACGAAAATGCCAAATTCTTTATTATTAAGTCGTACAGCGAGGATGATGTTCACAAGAGCATCAAGTACAATGTTTGGGCTAGCACACCTAATGGAAATAAAAAGCTTGACAGTACTTATCTGGAAGCTAAATCTGTCAATTCTCCTGTATTCCTTCTCTTCTCT GTTAACACCAGTGGGCAGTTTGTTGGTCTCGCTGAGATGGTTGGCCAGGTTGATTTTGACAAGACGGTGGAACACTGGCAGCAAGACAAGTGGACTGGTTGCTTCCCTGTCAAGTGGCACATTGTCAAGGATATTCCCAACAACTTGTTAAAGCATATCATTCTCGAGTATAATGAAAACAAACCAGTGACAAACAGCAGAGACACACAGGAG GTCAAGCTCGAGCAAGGGCTTCAGGTGTTGAAGATTTTCAAGGATCATGTCTCGAAAACATCCATCCTGGATGACTTCAGCTTTTATGATAACCGTGAGAAGATAATGCAAGAGAGGAAATCACAGCGGCAGCTTCAACTGAAGAAG ATCACGAGTCCGAAGTTGCTGCCTACTGTTGACAACACTGAAAATGATTCCGGCAATGTGCAGGAATCGCAGAAGCCTGAAGTTACCGGAGAGAACAAATCTGCGGTGGAAGACAATGTGGAGGCGGCTGCCGTGAGTGGCGTTGCCCCGAAAGATGCTAACCCCACAGCGGCAAGCTTGGCTGTCGCAAATGGCTGCTGA
- the LOC109784535 gene encoding YTH domain-containing protein ECT4 isoform X2 has translation MAAAAAAADQATNLLQKLSLDAKAEAIDAPAAKEKASGGLGGKLNGVAATGKPRAAEQWANPQDYSDASMYYGAYPAAYYCAGWGDYSMYLNQDGVETPTAGAYGDMYCYPQYGHDGQMYGSQQYQYPSSYHQPQNTASKPQYKSKTDKLAPSMDISSTVADPLHAVASAPKATANSVDEVKGLKKTSTPLNPSGNNGSYLNQSSRPAYPWYGGQIYQGKQQKPSSGNPTSTDSNPKSKVQSKNQNTQPLPPLMSLPNSPVASMYAANGMYNSNAYGGFWYGSQFYGPGMYGGWNNLSDGKYKPRGRTAYGSYGFPNENLDGLNELKRGPRSGLSNNQQGFGPAAATAVKAQDVSATDGSNAVVQDQYNGSDLADTYENAKFFIIKSYSEDDVHKSIKYNVWASTPNGNKKLDSTYLEAKSVNSPVFLLFSVNTSGQFVGLAEMVGQVDFDKTVEHWQQDKWTGCFPVKWHIVKDIPNNLLKHIILEYNENKPVTNSRDTQEVKLEQGLQVLKIFKDHVSKTSILDDFSFYDNREKIMQERKSQRQLQLKKESQKPEVTGENKSAVEDNVEAAAVSGVAPKDANPTAASLAVANGC, from the exons atggcagccgccgccgccgccgccgacc AGGCTACGAATTTGCTGCAGAAGCTATCCCTTGATGCCAAGGCTGAAGCCATCGACGCGCCGGCGGCGAAGGAGAAG GCGTCCGGAGGGCTGGGCGGCAAGCTGAATGGTGTGGCGGCGACTGGGAAGCCACGGGCGGCTGAGCAGTGGGCAAATCCTCAGGATTACAGCGATGCAAGCATGTATTATGGCGCCTACCCTGCTGCTTACTATTGCGCAG GTTGGGGTGATTATTCCATGTACTTGAATCAGGATGGAGTGGAAACACCTACCGCT GGTGCCTATGGTGACATGTACTGCTATCCTCAATATGGGCATGATGGTCAGATGTATGGGTCACAGCAATATCAGTACCCATCATCATACCACCAGCCCCAGAATACTGCCAGTAAGCCACAATACAAGTCTAAAACTGACAAGCTAGCCCCGTCAATGGATATTTCCTCCACTGTTGCTGATCCGCTGCATGCCGTAGCCAGTGCTCCCAAAGCCACTGCAAACAGCGTTGATGAGGTAAAAGGTCTGAAGAAGACATCCACACCACTGAACCCAAGTGGGAACAATGGTAGTTACCTGAACCAAAGTAGCAGACCAGCTTATCCATGGTACGGTGGCCAAATCTACCAGGGAAAACAGCAGAAGCCTTCTAGTGGCAATCCTACTTCAACTGATTCAAATCCTAAAAGCAAGGTTCAGTCGAAGAATCAGAATACTCAACCTCTTCCTCCTCTGATG AGTTTACCTAACTCACCGGTGGCTTCAATGTATGCTGCTAATGGAATGTACAACAGCAATGCCTACGGTGGCTTTTGGTATGGATCCCAGTTTTATGGGCCAGGAATGTATGGTGGGTGGAATAATCTGTCGGATGGAAAATACAAGCCCCGAGGGAGGACAGCGTATGGATCGTATGGATTTCCCAATGAAAACTTGGATGGTTTGAATGAGTTGAAGAGAGGACCACGGAGTGGACTCTCTAATAACCAACAGGGCTTTGGACCTGCTGCTGCAACAGCTGTCAAAGCACAGGATGTTTCTGCTACTGATGGTTCTAATGCAGTTGTGCAGGATCAGTACAACGGGTCTGACTTAGCTGACACTTACGAAAATGCCAAATTCTTTATTATTAAGTCGTACAGCGAGGATGATGTTCACAAGAGCATCAAGTACAATGTTTGGGCTAGCACACCTAATGGAAATAAAAAGCTTGACAGTACTTATCTGGAAGCTAAATCTGTCAATTCTCCTGTATTCCTTCTCTTCTCT GTTAACACCAGTGGGCAGTTTGTTGGTCTCGCTGAGATGGTTGGCCAGGTTGATTTTGACAAGACGGTGGAACACTGGCAGCAAGACAAGTGGACTGGTTGCTTCCCTGTCAAGTGGCACATTGTCAAGGATATTCCCAACAACTTGTTAAAGCATATCATTCTCGAGTATAATGAAAACAAACCAGTGACAAACAGCAGAGACACACAGGAG GTCAAGCTCGAGCAAGGGCTTCAGGTGTTGAAGATTTTCAAGGATCATGTCTCGAAAACATCCATCCTGGATGACTTCAGCTTTTATGATAACCGTGAGAAGATAATGCAAGAGAGGAAATCACAGCGGCAGCTTCAACTGAAGAAG GAATCGCAGAAGCCTGAAGTTACCGGAGAGAACAAATCTGCGGTGGAAGACAATGTGGAGGCGGCTGCCGTGAGTGGCGTTGCCCCGAAAGATGCTAACCCCACAGCGGCAAGCTTGGCTGTCGCAAATGGCTGCTGA
- the LOC109784536 gene encoding YTH domain-containing protein ECT4: MAPAAAHAADHAADLLHTLSLDPKGVAGQGKDAQRKVSAAPNGRLNGVVASPNPQVASAGQWPAMGQQDYKNANMYGAGADAYQYYYGGWGDYSVYVGLDGAESLNPGAYGDMYCYPQYGVASSGYDAQMYGSQHYQYPSTYLQPQTASTTKPAYKPNAGKSDPLPQKDASAAPAAYQKPGLVDASKANSNSTDSSTGLKKTTYPVKPSGRSASYQNHGDKAAYPSYGGHTQQKLPVGNTTSTASNPKTKGLLGQNSAMGPQTPGYMSSMYSSVMYNANAYAPDYWYGSHLYGSGMYGGWNVLSDGKYKPRPKTYGSYRFGNENIDGLNELKRGPRSTVIKNEQGAGEAAVAPAKGQELSTGDASNAVVQDQYNKADFVETYSDAKFFVIKSYSEDDVHKSIKYNVWASTPSGNKRLDAAYQAAKDKSSNSPVFLLFSVNTSGQFIGLAEMVGQVDFNKTVEYWQQDKWTGCFPVKWHIVKDIPNTLLKHIILEYNENKPVTNSRDTQEVRLEQGLQVLKIFKDHVCKTSMLDDFGFYDNREKIMQEKKSKRQQPLEKIMNKKPLSINNTENQDVDGKQGIMNKKPLSTSNTENQDVDAKQGLQELKVLGEKNPVVENGVAAGAVNGVAPTDASPAAVAVGC, translated from the exons atggccccCGCCGCCGCTCACGCCGCCGACC ACGCCGCGGATTTGCTGCACACGCTGTCGCTGGATCCCAAGGGCGTGGCCGGCCAGGGCAAAGATGCGCAGAGGAAG GTCTCGGCAGCACCCAATGGCAGGCTGAACGGCGTGGTGGCGTCTCCAAACCCTCAGGTGGCGTCGGCGGGGCAGTGGCCAGCCATGGGGCAGCAGGATTACAAGAATGCCAACATGTATGGTGCTGGCGCTGACGCCTACCAGTATTACTATGGAG GCTGGGGGGATTATTCTGTGTATGTGGGCCTTGACGGAGCAGAGTCACTTAACCCT GGTGCTTATGGGGACATGTATTGCTATCCTCAGTATGGTGTTGCTTCGTCTGGGTATGATGCGCAGATGTACGGATCTCAGCATTACCAGTACCCGTCCACGtatctccagccacagactgctaGCACCACTAAGCCAGCATACAAGCCTAATGCTGGCAAATCAGATCCTTTACCGCAGAAGGATGCTTCTGCTGCACCTGCTGCTTATCAGAAGCCTGGATTGGTGGATGCTTCCAAGGCCAATTCAAACAGCACTGATAGTTCAACAGGTCTGAAGAAAACCACATACCCTGTGAAACCAAGTGGGCGTTCAGCTAGTTATCAGAACCATGGTGATAAAGCTGCTTATCCATCGTATGGTGGTCATACTCAGCAGAAACTCCCTGTTGGAAATACTACATCAACTGCTTCTAATCCTAAAACCAAG GGATTGCTTGGGCAAAACTCAGCAATGGGGCCACAGACACCTGGGTACATGAGTTCCATGTACTCTAGTGTCATGTACAATGCAAATGCATATGCACCTGACTATTGGTATGGATCTCACCTCTATGGCTCTGGTATGTATGGTGGGTGGAATGTACTGTCAGATGGAAAGTACAAGCCCAGACCAAAAACCTATGGATCATATCGTTTCGGTAATGAGAACATAGATGGCTTGAATGAGCTGAAGAGAGGGCCAAGAAGCACTGTCATTAAAAATGAACAGGGTGCTGGAGAAGCTGCTGTTGCACCTGCAAAAGGACAGGAGCTTTCTACTGGCGACGCCTCAAATGCAGTTGTGCAGGATCAGTACAACAAGGCTGACTTTGTTGAAACTTACTCAGATGCCAAGTTCTTCGTTATAAAATCTTACAGTGAGGATGATGTTCACAAGAGCATCAAGTACAATGTTTGGGCAAGCACCCCCAGTGGAAATAAAAGGCTTGATGCTGCTTATCAAGCAGCTAAAGACAAGTCAAGCAATTCACCTGTATTTCTGTTGTTCTCT GTCAACACCAGTGGTCAGTTCATTGGACTTGCCGAGATGGTTGGTCAGGTTGATTTCAACAAGACAGTTGAATACTGGCAGCAAGACAAGTGGACTGGCTGCTTCCCCGTCAAGTGGCACATTGTGAAGGACATTCCCAACACTCTATTGAAGCACATTATTCTTGAGTATAACGAAAACAAACCAGTGACAAACAGCAGAGATACCCAGGAG GTTAGACTTGAGCAAGGCCTTCAGGTGCTAAAGATTTTCAAGGATCATGTCTGCAAGACATCCATGTTGGATGACTTTGGCTTTTATGATAACCGTGAGAAgataatgcaagagaagaaatcCAAGCGACAGCAGCCACTGGAGAAG ATCATGAACAAAAAGCCGCTTTCTATCAACAACACTGAAAACCAAGATGTCGATGGGAAGCAGGGGATCATGAACAAAAAGCCGCTTTCTACCAGCAACACTGAAAATCAAGATGTTGATGCAAAGCAGGGGCTGCAGGAACTCAAGGTCCTAGGAGAGAAAAACCCTGTGGTGGAAAACGGTGTGGCGGCAGGGGCTGTAAATGGTGTTGCCCCAACAGACGCAAGCCCGGCAGCGGTCGCAGTTGGCTGTTGA